Proteins encoded together in one Colius striatus isolate bColStr4 chromosome 3, bColStr4.1.hap1, whole genome shotgun sequence window:
- the SGMS2 gene encoding phosphatidylcholine:ceramide cholinephosphotransferase 2 isoform X1 translates to MNTIETAKLEEHMEGQNNDTSNGYSRPTLSVSEENKNGTSKPKGLSNGLRKTTKKYPDYIQIAMPTESRNKFPLEWWKTGIAFVYALFNLILTTVMITVVHERVPPKELSPPLPDKFFDYIDRVKWAFSVSEINGMILVGLWIFQWLFLRYKSIVGRRFFFIIGTLYLYRCITMYVTTLPVPGMHFQCAPKLNGDSQAKVQRILRLISGGGLSITGSHILCGDFLFSGHTVVLTLIYLFIKEYSPRHFWWYHLICWLMSAAGIICILVAHEHYTVDVIIAYYITTRLFWWYHSMANEKTLKVSSQTNFLSRAWWYPIFYFFEKNVQGSVPCSFSWPISWPPSCFKSSCKKYSRVQKTGEDNEKST, encoded by the exons ACCTACTCTCTCAGTCAGTGAAGAGAACAAAAATGGCACTAGCAAACCAAAGGGCTTGTCTAATGGCTTGCGAAAAACAACGAAGAAATACCCTGATTACATACAGATTGCTATGCCTACTGAGTCTAGGAACAAATTTCCTCTGGAATGGTGGAAAACAGGCATTGCTTTTGTCTATGCTCTCTTCAACCTGATTCTAACAACTGTTATGATCACTGTGGTCCATGAGAGAGTACCTCCAAAGGAGCTCAGCCCTCCCTTGCCTGACAAATTTTTTGATTACATTGATCGTGTGAAATGGGCTTtttctgtatcagaaataaatgGAATGATACTAGTTGGCTTATGGATATTCCAGTGGTTGTTTCTTAGATACAA ATCAATAGTGGGACGCAGGTTCTTTTTTATAATAGGAACTTTGTATCTGTACCGCTGTATTACTATGTACGTTACCACCTTACCTGTGCCTGGAATGCATTTTCAGTGTGCGCCAAAG TTGAATGGAGATTCTCAGGCAAAGGTTCAGAGGATTCTGCGACTGATTTCTGGTGGTGGTCTGTCCATAACTGGATCACACATCCTGTGCGGAGACTTCCTGTTTAGTGGTCACACTGTGGTATTAACACTAATCTACCTGTTCATCAAAGAGT ATTCACCACGTCATTTCTGGTGGTATCACTTAATCTGTTGGCTAATGAGTGCTGCTGGAATAATTTGTATCCTTGTTGCTCATGAACACTATACTGTAGATGTCATCATTGCTTACTATATCACCACACGGCTTTTCTGGTGGTACCACTCAATGGCTAATGAAAAG ACTTTAAAGGTTTCTTCTCAGACAAATTTTCTCTCTCGAGCATGGTGGTAtccaatattttatttctttgagaaGAATGTGCAAGGCTCTGTTCCTTGCAGCTTTTCCTGGCCAATATCTTGGCCTCCCAGCTGCTTCAAATCTTCATGCAAAAAGTATTCACGGGTTCAGAAGACAGGAGAGGACAATGAAAAATCTacctga
- the SGMS2 gene encoding phosphatidylcholine:ceramide cholinephosphotransferase 2 isoform X2: MNTIETAKLEEHMEGQNNDTSNGYSRPTLSVSEENKNGTSKPKGLSNGLRKTTKKYPDYIQIAMPTESRNKFPLEWWKTGIAFVYALFNLILTTVMITVVHERVPPKELSPPLPDKFFDYIDRVKWAFSVSEINGMILVGLWIFQWLFLRYKSIVGRRFFFIIGTLYLYRCITMYVTTLPVPGMHFQCAPKLNGDSQAKVQRILRLISGGGLSITGSHILCGDFLFSGHTVVLTLIYLFIKEYSPRHFWWYHLICWLMSAAGIICILVAHEHYTVDVIIAYYITTRLFWWYHSMANEKVSDFKGFFSDKFSLSSMVVSNILFL; encoded by the exons ACCTACTCTCTCAGTCAGTGAAGAGAACAAAAATGGCACTAGCAAACCAAAGGGCTTGTCTAATGGCTTGCGAAAAACAACGAAGAAATACCCTGATTACATACAGATTGCTATGCCTACTGAGTCTAGGAACAAATTTCCTCTGGAATGGTGGAAAACAGGCATTGCTTTTGTCTATGCTCTCTTCAACCTGATTCTAACAACTGTTATGATCACTGTGGTCCATGAGAGAGTACCTCCAAAGGAGCTCAGCCCTCCCTTGCCTGACAAATTTTTTGATTACATTGATCGTGTGAAATGGGCTTtttctgtatcagaaataaatgGAATGATACTAGTTGGCTTATGGATATTCCAGTGGTTGTTTCTTAGATACAA ATCAATAGTGGGACGCAGGTTCTTTTTTATAATAGGAACTTTGTATCTGTACCGCTGTATTACTATGTACGTTACCACCTTACCTGTGCCTGGAATGCATTTTCAGTGTGCGCCAAAG TTGAATGGAGATTCTCAGGCAAAGGTTCAGAGGATTCTGCGACTGATTTCTGGTGGTGGTCTGTCCATAACTGGATCACACATCCTGTGCGGAGACTTCCTGTTTAGTGGTCACACTGTGGTATTAACACTAATCTACCTGTTCATCAAAGAGT ATTCACCACGTCATTTCTGGTGGTATCACTTAATCTGTTGGCTAATGAGTGCTGCTGGAATAATTTGTATCCTTGTTGCTCATGAACACTATACTGTAGATGTCATCATTGCTTACTATATCACCACACGGCTTTTCTGGTGGTACCACTCAATGGCTAATGAAAAGGTGAGTG ACTTTAAAGGTTTCTTCTCAGACAAATTTTCTCTCTCGAGCATGGTGGTAtccaatattttatttctttga